The genomic interval AGCCAGAGGCACTGGAGAACCGAGAATGCACcagaggagaaaagaagaaagaaaaacaagCCTCGAATGGGCGTGTTTCGGGTTGTTTTTCTTCGAAGGCTGCTTGTGCACGACTGCATGTTCTTCTGAACACGTAGAGAGATGCGATCGTGTGCGACCTTTTCTCGGCACGCCATGCGAGAGTTTTTCTTTCACGGGAGAGGATTCGCTCCGAATGAACGCGTTCGTGGCTCGTATCTCAGACGGGATTCTTTTCCGCGAAGGATGCCGCGGAGAGAATTGGAAAAGGGCGTCTCTTTCTGCTGATCGCGAGTCGAGCTCCAGTCCTCGCTCGCCAGTTGTCCGGCTGGGCGTGTCTCGTTCTTCGATTGCGAGGGAGTTCGCAGCGTCAGCAGCCTTCACGAATCGAAAAAAAGCTGCAAACTCTACTGCCCACAAGTCACAGAAGATCTCCCACTAATCCACGGCAGAAGGCTGCGAAGTCTCTCAAGggccgcggagaaaacgcgtTTTCCGCGGCACACAGCGGGCTGCTTGCCGTCTCGGTCTCGGCGGTTGTCTCTCAGGCGGACCAGGGCTGAAAGCGCGGCGGGACTCTTGTCGCTTTTCCGAATTTTCCGCGGAGGAAAACGCGACATGGTTTTGCGGCTGCGACCGAGgggccgcccgccgcgcagcgccgcggagaaaaggagacagcagaagcGAGAGCCTGGAGCGCAGGAGTGTCTGCCTTTCAGGAGgcccccgcggaggcggcagcgttcagacgcgcagtcgcagtctccctccttcgcctccgaggcctgcagagcgagcggcggagtGTATGCGAACCTGCAGGGTGGAGACGAGACGCGACCGGCGGAGTCGTCAGCAACGGCGTTGTgcgtttcgcctctcttTTTGCGGTCCTCCCGCAattcctcttccttctcttcatctccctcctctccagTATCCccacgcgcgtctcctcgtgcCTCACTTGCtcgtctgtcgccgccttcctcagcTGTCGCGTCGGGTTCGGCCCCTGCGTCTGTGGAGGGTCTCTGTCGAGGCGCAGCATCGGTTTCTGTCTTCCAGTCGCCCTTTTCCTCGCTTGCCTTCCGCACCCGGCTGCCGTCGTGTTTTGCTGCTGCTCTGCTtgagcgcgccgctgcagctctctcgcctgccgcgtctgctccctggcggcgtgcgcagacgcgcgccttcgcgtcggctGTGGGTGAGCGGCCGCTgagcgctggcgccgcggactcGCTCAGTCTGCGCGGCAAGAAAGGCGACCCTGACGGGCGAAATCTCGGCGAAGCGACCTCGTCTGTCGGACTGGCGccggcttcggcgccgcccacgaCGGCGTCGTCTCTGGGTGTTTCGACGCCCCCAGCAGGACTGGACGGcaccccgccgccggcgctgggcGATGACTTGGAGGAGGCCATCAGGCGGCTGTATCGCCTGCGAACCTCCgtcttcgcccgcgcctcgtgcgccgtgcgacgccgccctcctctcggctgcgcgccttcgcagcgcgAAGCGATCTTCGGCTGCCTGCTTCACCAGGCGCCGACACTCACGCAGCTCCTCGTGGAGTTGCGCACCGCGCTCCTCAAGGCAGAGCGCTGCCTTCTGTTTGGCGCAGCACGCCCTCCCGCTCCCCCCAGTCCTGCCTCTGTGCCTGCGcgcccctcgcccgcggcggcttcttctcccccCGACCCACATCCCACTGTccccgctgcgggcgctttttctgtttcttcatcttcctccGCTGAGACCGCTCAACGTCCTCCTCTCGATTCGCCGCGTCAGCTGTCTTCTCGCCATCCTGGATGCGTTtctgctgcagagggcgcacCTCCGGTCGGcgactccgccggcgcgttgcatgtggcgcggcggcagctgtggtgcgacctcgcgcgcgtggccTCCGTGCTCACGACGCTAGGCAagtcgctgcctctgccgccctccgccgccgcagacgccggcggcgagcgattcgcgccggcggatcTGGAGCAGGCTCTCGACGAGCTccttgcgcgcctcgcccacgtgctgcctgctgcggccgAGGCCGTGGCCGCAGAGGGGGACGGTGAGCGGCGCCCGTGCCGCGTGGATCAGGCGCGAAGCTCGAGCGAAGCAGCGGCTTCGtctgtccgcggcggcgcagggctcgATGTGCcttcggctgcggctgcgccgaaccgcggagacgccctgGGCGCCGCTCCGCGGGTTCGAGCCCTGCATGACCTGACGCTCGCCTATGCGCAGCTCGTAACCTCCGTCCTTGCGgtggcgtctcgcgcgccagctgtcgacgcggacgcttcgctggctgcggccctccacgccgtcgcctggTTCGCCCGCTTGCTGCCTTGCCCAAcagcggctgcttcgcccgcggcgcagcctgcagAGTTCCCGGCGGCTCCCTTGGCGCTTCTGCTCTCCCCCTGGGCACCCggggcgtccgcgcggcagctgcttcccttgttctcctcggcgcccaTGGCGGGCGCCATCCAGGAGTTCTTGCAAGCGGCTCGCGCGGGGCTTCCGGCGCTTGTCGCCGCGGCACAGGCCTCCGTTCCGCGGctgagcgacgcgcggctcacAGATCTAGTCTGGGCGATCACGTCGCTCAAAGacttcctctgcagcagcggcggccgcgagggcccCCAGCATTGCGCgtcggcaggcgcagcggcggccggccTCCACGAGCACGAGGCGTTCGTCAACGACCTCCCAGCAGCCAGCGCAGGCGCAAAGAGCTTGCAGGAGGCGCTCCCCGCGTCCTgtgcggctctcgcggcgcacgcccCGGTCTCCGGCTTCTCCCCCGAGGCGTTCCttcaggccgccgcgcgccgctcagcTGAGCTCGGAGAAAGCTCTGCGCCTGAGCGCACTGTCGCGCTGCTGAGGGCGGCgtgcgtcttctcttcgttcccgcgcgcgctgtttgcgcgcttctccgccagcATCTTGGatgccgaggccgcggagaacCCGGCGCGCGTACAGAgcctgccgctggcggcgcctagggctgcggacgctccgccggcgacccaggagtcctccgcggctcctcaTCTGCAGCGCTCGGCGGCCCCGCACTCCGGAGAGGAGCCGGTCCGCGGCGGtgggcgcgggcgtctcctcgaggccgcaggaCCCGCAGCGACCTCCGCGCTGCTCTGGGCCTACGCGCGTTTCCTCacttcggcgtcgcccggctCGGCGGAACTTGCGCCTGAGGCCGCGAGGCTTCACCGCGCCGCGTTCTACGCCGCCCTCGGCTacgagctcgcgcagctgcgacgtCAGCCCTGGCGGCACCGAGACTgtgcgaaggcggcggggctTTTGAGCCAGGCGTGGACTGCGCGGGCGGTTTGCTCGAGCTGCTGGGCTGCCAGTCGCGTGCTGGAAGTGACGCCTGCCTCTGAGGGCGTTTggcggcgtctggcggcgACGTTCGTCCGGGAGGCTCTGGTCGCCTGcgtgccgccctcgcggggCGCCCCcaccggcggcctcgggctGGACTTCAAGCTCACAGGAGGGCCGTTTCTCGACTTGATGAATCTGCTGGAGGCgtgctcgcgctgccgcgtaGTCTCGCTGCCACTTCTCGACTTCGTCGCGgaaggcctcgcccgccgagAGGAGGCCCTGGGCTCTAGTGGGGCGAGACGGCGTGAGAGCGGCTTCGCGGAttgcccgccgcgcgccgacgttCAAGGAGTATACTCAGCCCGCGAGgtctctgccgccgtcgcgctaCTCGCAATGCTTTCGCGTCACTACTCCTTCGCGCTGGAGCACCGCGCGGAGGTCGtccggcgcaggcagcgcgcgccgtgtcgagagcgaggcgcgcgcggcgcgagcctcgaggcgacggcggaagcTCGGCGTGGCGCGGACAGCGGCGTCGCGACGGCTGACGCGGCGGTCGCCAGGATCGAcgaggggcggaggcggctcgtccgcctcctcttggGGCATTTGCACGTCGTGAGAGGCAGCGACCTGCCCAACTTGCTCTGGGCTCTCGCCAGCTGCCGCCACCAGGATCGGatttcctccgccgccggcgcatgcgtgcgtcCGCGTTCCCACCTCCCGAGCGGAGCCgcccacggcgccgcgccggcgtccacGCACGtgctcgaggcgcggcgcgatgACGCCGATGCGCGAGGGTCTGCTGAGGCGGATTCGAGTGCTTGccgggaggagacgcagctgctgggGCGGGTGCTGGTCAGGCTGCGCGACCAGCGCCGCGTGTACGCGCCGGCACACGTGTCGCGGCTGGTGTGGTCTCTGACACGGCCCGAACTCCTtcacgcagccgccgcagagggtgTCCCTCCgagcgtcgtcggcggcctcctcgacgcgctgttgctgtctctgctgccgcccccAGCGCCacacgcgtcgtcgcccgccgccgcgtgggcTGGCGAGCGGCAGGTGGGGCtcgtggcgcgcgccggccctctccctcgcgggggcgcagcgggaggcgacgcggactgGGAGCCCGGTCGAGAgtccgcgtcgcttccgcttctgtcGACGCTTGGGCTCGAGCGTCTGTGCAACGTGCTGGCGTCCTATCCCTCCTTCAGGGACGCGGAGTACGCGAGCGTGAAGGCCCGGTTTGTCAGCGAGGCAGTGGAcgagctcctgcgcctcttttgtctcgtcgctgcgcggcacgcagccgcccaggcgcgcgagtcctccgcggcggctcgcgaccgcgagccgccgctgctcttGGGGCACATCCGGTGCCCTGCGGTCCAcctgcctgcggcgtcgccggcgctgccgcagctgctcgcggaggccgcgagactCGAGACGCTCGCCGGCGTTGTCTGGGCTCTGCAGGCGGTGAACCGCCGGCACGCGCTCTTGGTGGCGCTCGTGATGCAGCAAGCGaccggcgccctccgccgcctcaccGAGCTGCAgtgggcggccgcaggcggaggtGGAGATGGCAGCGGGGGCGAAACGAGGCGCGAAGTGGGCTGtgtttcgccttcttccgcgcctggCACGGAAGCTGCGGAcctgccgcctcccccccccgcgtgGAGTgtgtcgcgcctcctcatGACGTgtctcgccgcctgctcgAAGCTGCGCTGCGAGCTCGCCCCGGAGTTCttccacgcatgcgcgcgctaCATGGCCGGGCTGCGGGGCttcgtcgcgcaggcgctaccgacgcatgcggagcccggaggggggggcggggggggagccggcgctggcgcgcgagggggagagcggccgcgcagcgcagacttGCAGACTGCGCTGCAGGTGCAGGACAtcctggcggcggagggctgGTCGGTGTGGACGCTTGCCAACTTTCTCTCGGCCTCGACGGCCTGCGGAGGCACCGAccctcgcgtcctcgcgcccgtctcgagccttctcgcgctcgcgctcttcggGAGAGACGTGacggcgtgtgcggcggaggcccggagccgagcgcagcgcgacgcggagagcgacgcagcagcccgCGAGTCTTTCAGCCGGACTGAgcggtgcgccgcggcggcggcgtgtggATGCGAAcccgcagacagcgagagggCTGAGGCAactgaggcagcggaggccgccggtTCCCGCGAGCCGCTTCTgcccgtcctcctcgctgcccaGAGTTCAGACATTCCGCGCTCGATGGCGCTTCTGCTTGCCTCgttggcgcgcgcgcgctgcgccgcagacaaTCCACTCTTTCCGCTtttgctgcgcgtcgcggctgAGCTGACCGCGAAGGAGCTTGTCGCCGCTCAGGTCTGGACggcccgcgagcgagaggagctcgcggcggggcgcgcagacgccaagcctctcctgctgcggctgaCGCAGCTCGGCGAGCCC from Besnoitia besnoiti strain Bb-Ger1 chromosome XI, whole genome shotgun sequence carries:
- a CDS encoding hypothetical protein (encoded by transcript BESB_021880): MVLRLRPRGRPPRSAAEKRRQQKREPGAQECLPFRRPPRRRQRSDAQSQSPSFASEACRASGGVYANLQGGDETRPAESSATALCVSPLFLRSSRNSSSFSSSPSSPVSPRASPRASLARLSPPSSAVASGSAPASVEGLCRGAASVSVFQSPFSSLAFRTRLPSCFAAALLERAAAALSPAASAPWRRAQTRAFASAVGERPLSAGAADSLSLRGKKGDPDGRNLGEATSSVGLAPASAPPTTASSLGVSTPPAGLDGTPPPALGDDLEEAIRRLYRLRTSVFARASCAVRRRPPLGCAPSQREAIFGCLLHQAPTLTQLLVELRTALLKAERCLLFGAARPPAPPSPASVPARPSPAAASSPPDPHPTVPAAGAFSVSSSSSAETAQRPPLDSPRQLSSRHPGCVSAAEGAPPVGDSAGALHVARRQLWCDLARVASVLTTLGKSLPLPPSAAADAGGERFAPADLEQALDELLARLAHVLPAAAEAVAAEGDGERRPCRVDQARSSSEAAASSVRGGAGLDVPSAAAAPNRGDALGAAPRVRALHDLTLAYAQLVTSVLAVASRAPAVDADASLAAALHAVAWFARLLPCPTAAASPAAQPAEFPAAPLALLLSPWAPGASARQLLPLFSSAPMAGAIQEFLQAARAGLPALVAAAQASVPRLSDARLTDLVWAITSLKDFLCSSGGREGPQHCASAGAAAAGLHEHEAFVNDLPAASAGAKSLQEALPASCAALAAHAPVSGFSPEAFLQAAARRSAELGESSAPERTVALLRAACVFSSFPRALFARFSASILDAEAAENPARVQSLPLAAPRAADAPPATQESSAAPHLQRSAAPHSGEEPVRGGGRGRLLEAAGPAATSALLWAYARFLTSASPGSAELAPEAARLHRAAFYAALGYELAQLRRQPWRHRDCAKAAGLLSQAWTARAVCSSCWAASRVLEVTPASEGVWRRLAATFVREALVACVPPSRGAPTGGLGLDFKLTGGPFLDLMNLLEACSRCRVVSLPLLDFVAEGLARREEALGSSGARRRESGFADCPPRADVQGVYSAREVSAAVALLAMLSRHYSFALEHRAEVVRRRQRAPCRERGARGASLEATAEARRGADSGVATADAAVARIDEGRRRLVRLLLGHLHVVRGSDLPNLLWALASCRHQDRISSAAGACVRPRSHLPSGAAHGAAPASTHVLEARRDDADARGSAEADSSACREETQLLGRVLVRLRDQRRVYAPAHVSRLVWSLTRPELLHAAAAEGVPPSVVGGLLDALLLSLLPPPAPHASSPAAAWAGERQVGLVARAGPLPRGGAAGGDADWEPGRESASLPLLSTLGLERLCNVLASYPSFRDAEYASVKARFVSEAVDELLRLFCLVAARHAAAQARESSAAARDREPPLLLGHIRCPAVHLPAASPALPQLLAEAARLETLAGVVWALQAVNRRHALLVALVMQQATGALRRLTELQWAAAGGGGDGSGGETRREVGCVSPSSAPGTEAADLPPPPPAWSVSRLLMTCLAACSKLRCELAPEFFHACARYMAGLRGFVAQALPTHAEPGGGGGGGAGAGARGGERPRSADLQTALQVQDILAAEGWSVWTLANFLSASTACGGTDPRVLAPVSSLLALALFGRDVTACAAEARSRAQRDAESDAAARESFSRTERCAAAAACGCEPADSERAEATEAAEAAGSREPLLPVLLAAQSSDIPRSMALLLASLARARCAADNPLFPLLLRVAAELTAKELVAAQVWTAREREELAAGRADAKPLLLRLTQLGEPSIESCLSSTWSSSVYSSFLDFVVASAGTEEEAAAARRGGASAPFSAAPPAPGSRGASPGSPPPCLLAAHAHLLTGEHSPTPSLPASLAALERACVSAAASLGVAPFILEVWRVLGPLATVPLQSALQRRARCALESLLDTSQVDVFEETLLPPPLTAFVDILLVHRASQRALVVEIEGPSHFSCCVRAPRPAPGQPSTTGALGRREAPGGGAPTGAAADRVEALEGGAAWTTKEIYLSAPGGELSAPVAYSYDAKTRQKRARLHAAGVACLYLPFYAFPPWQSSSALLSFLRAALPPEWLRQAGSAPALAPRVTGGTSPAEKPREATWMQRTPGYRVAARPLGGLRLETLLCRAEGGGSRASVGASGVAESLANSGRGTLAGKAPLDAQRVRGRNFTPSLRQSLPPLGACLEASGGARPAAPFWRRFSALARVSSTTESATCGVKASRRSAVADDAEEAGADTVRSAPSHSAGWRDDAGEGSSGASSSSAAPSHVADSPPACLPAESPLPWWLGEEAERRARASLAAGSLPRLAFAEEGAVEDRGDAGARWSGAAVCSASLRLSPADEEFLLQQATRSFRSPARERRARAAARAREAASPGSSAAATSALPEESAGGEPTSEAGEDHLLELPPLDKSLLPRALAFQKRLEALFASPRRFSLHLQWLHALATERQLHLERLGYPQPQLQLHPRARAGGDGEDEDEGARAAPPAGARPGEPHAWSQASRPFFLLTHQPMIYVVLSVADPRLWLWAACPPNQAPAFHFLHLLDEAAAPLDLAPRPPATKSPREATSAARERRETLEPQFVADCRFEGFVVGQTLHSGRYGHQRVAQLLAKWRREQGARGESLVLYPLERLPCEHRRAPFHALAEDRLQVWKQLLTPTTLGATRGGGMTRAERTKQGSGLARLLLPPPRRPQSWEEPEDGESAAPGEQAGVPSCSRGNEENAARADAAALLGCNSGGVERGCFLLKGNGL